AGATCTGGGCATTCCCTTAATTGTTTTGCCCCCCAAAAAGCCCACTTACAACGGCGGCGTTGAGCGGGGAAATCGAATATTCCGGGAGGAATTTTACAACCAAAACAAAGTCCTGGCTGATTCCATAGCTTCTATGCGCTTTGAGCTCTCTCAAGCTGTCTCAAAGTATAATTCTTATCGGCCTCATCGCGCCTTGAAAGGCCTCACTCCTTTGCACTATATTCACTCTCATATTCTCGAGGCCTCTTGTGTCTCATTCTATATGAACTCGTACAATAAAAAAACTTTCATTGACATTTCAAAAAAAAAATTATATTCATTTTTGTTTTTATTATCTTTTTTGTTTTTAATTAAGGCTTAATAAATGAAAAATTTTTTTTATCTAATTTCAAGCGTTTCTTTGTTTCCATTTTATTTTTCTCCTATTTTGGCAGGAAAGGGGGGAAAGGAGGAAGAGCCTCTAAACAACCCGCCTGCATTGTTGGGGAAACGTTCTCATGAGGCAGACAATAGAGAAGCTCCTGCAAAAAGACCTGCACGCGATCCACAACAACCCCTTCAAGCGCCGTTCCTAGAAAGAAATGCCCCGCCTCCCCTCGCCTTGCGACAAAACAACAACGATCAAGAATTGGCGTTTGAGGCTTCAAAAATTTTGAGTGATAATTCCTACGAACTTTTTTTCCTATCAACAATTCAATCTGTTATTCAAAAAATCAATGTTAATGGTGAGATAAAATCAATAAAATACATTAATGAAATTGATGAAATTGGAATAAACCAAGAAAAATTTGAAGAAATTATTCGAAAAATATCCCTTAATGAAAAAATGGGAAAAAATCTTCAAGATCTCCTGAAGAAACACGCCCCTCAGCTAACTCCATTATTTAGTAATTTTTATGATATTTGGATTACACATATCGATATAAAGTGTTACCCGGGCAACTGGTTTAAAAGTCTCTTATGGAGCAAAGGCTCTGATTTTCGTAATACGCTTTTGTATTTATTAATCTTTAAAAAATATAGAGATGAAGATATTCCTACTATTAATCAAGCTTTTGAAGAAGCTTTTAAATATTGAGACACTTAACTAAAGATAGATAACGTGATAAGATGGCTTATTTAAAGGGGGATAGGCCATGGAATGCAAGAAATGTAATTCAGTTCAGTATGTTAAGAATGGAATGGTCAGAGGGATCCAACGCTACCGCTGTAAAAGCTGCGGCTGCAACTTCACAAATACACCTAAGCGCGGAAAGCCAGAGGCCATGAAAGCCTTGGCAATCCTTTTATATACATTGGGAAATGCAAGCTTTGGAATGATCGGAAAGGTTCTTAAAGTCAGTAATGTCGCTGTTTTGAAGTGGATTCGAAAAGAGGCAAAATCATTGGAAAGGCCTGCCGTTCCATCTGACCTTAAGCTCGTTCAAATCGACGAGATGTGGCATTACGTGAATGGAAAAAAAACAAAATTTGGATCTGGAAAGCCTTTGACCCTGTGTCAGGGCGAGTTATCTCCTGGACTTTGGGTCGCCGTGATGATCGAACAGCCAAAAGCTTAATCGACGAAATCGGCACGAGGGATCTCACTTTCATCACGGACGATTGGGAGGGATTTCATCGTCTAATTCCTGAACATCAACTTTTTACTGGCAAGGATTTAACCTACCCAATCGAGCAGGATAACAGCAACACACGTCATTATCTCGCGCGCTTTCGAAGGCGCTCCAAGGTCACGTCTCGAAGCCATGAAATGGTAGATCTTTCCTTACTTCTTCTTTACCATCTCTCCAATCCTGAAGTCTTCAAAAAATATCTGGACTCTTTCTTATCTATCTTTAGTTAAGAGTCTCTAAATATTTAAAGCAAAACGGTCCCCTGAAAGAAAAAAAAAGCAACGCAAAAGCTAGAACAATTTCAAAAATGTCAACGTATGTAAATAAAATCATCGTAGAATCTTTTAAAAATTGTGGTATTTTTCAACCCTATATTTTAAATGAAATGAAATGGGACCTTAAAATTCCTCAAGAAATAGCAGAGCGTTTAAAAATAAATAACACAAATAAAAAATATAAACTTAATCCTCAAGATCAGAATGTGGGAGTGTACCTTCTGCCTCAGCCTCATCTACCCATAAATCAAGAGGAAGAAAAAGAGGATTTTGACTATGGTGAAGATTTAGATCTAAAGAATTTAGATCATTTTGAGAAAAATTTTGAGAAAAATTTAAATGTCTATAATCCATTAATTATCCAGCAAAAGTTCCTATTCCAACAGCATCATCAAGGCGCTTTTCCTCCTCCTCAGCAGTACCAACAGCCGCAGTACCAACAACCGCAGTATCAACCACAGCCGCAGTACCAACCACAGCCGCAGCAACCGCATGATGTAAAAAATCAAGATGACCCCAATCCAACATGGTTGTATGACGCTCAGGCGTGCAAAAATGCAACGGACGATGAGAAAAAAGTTTATGATGAAATTCTAGGCAAGCTAAATGAGCAAAACCTCTTACCTGAAGAAAATAAACGTGCAAAAAATACAATTCTTCGATTTAAAATTCTCCATGAGAA
This DNA window, taken from Candidatus Bealeia paramacronuclearis, encodes the following:
- a CDS encoding IS1 family transposase codes for the protein MSGRVISWTLGRRDDRTAKSLIDEIGTRDLTFITDDWEGFHRLIPEHQLFTGKDLTYPIEQDNSNTRHYLARFRRRSKVTSRSHEMVDLSLLLLYHLSNPEVFKKYLDSFLSIFS
- a CDS encoding transposase-like zinc-binding domain-containing protein: MECKKCNSVQYVKNGMVRGIQRYRCKSCGCNFTNTPKRGKPEAMKALAILLYTLGNASFGMIGKVLKVSNVAVLKWIRKEAKSLERPAVPSDLKLVQIDEMWHYVNGKKTKFGSGKPLTLCQGELSPGLWVAVMIEQPKA